A single genomic interval of Spirosoma linguale DSM 74 harbors:
- a CDS encoding HAD-superfamily hydrolase, subfamily IA, variant 3 (TIGRFAM: HAD-superfamily hydrolase, subfamily IA, variant 3~PFAM: Haloacid dehalogenase domain protein hydrolase~KEGG: mxa:MXAN_2697 HAD family hydrolase), giving the protein MPETTPPVLAALFDMDGVLIDNTDFHINAWLQFAQKHNRPLTREQYVDNINGRVSADAMAYVFQRPITPGELIVLTEEKESIYRDLYRSHLQPAPALLPFLRALQSEGFKLAVGTSAPQSNVTFTLDGLPLRPYFDAVVDASMIQHGKPDPEIYLTAANRVGATPLHCVVFEDAFAGVEAGLRAGMKVIAIATTHTRDELADTGASLVVDDFTELTVDAVRALIS; this is encoded by the coding sequence ATGCCCGAAACGACTCCTCCAGTTTTAGCCGCTCTGTTTGATATGGACGGCGTTTTGATCGACAATACGGATTTTCATATCAATGCCTGGTTGCAATTCGCCCAGAAACACAACCGACCACTTACCCGGGAACAGTACGTTGACAACATAAATGGACGGGTATCGGCCGATGCAATGGCGTATGTTTTTCAACGCCCCATTACGCCCGGCGAACTGATTGTACTTACTGAAGAAAAGGAGTCGATCTACCGCGACTTGTACCGGTCTCACCTTCAACCCGCTCCGGCCCTGCTGCCTTTTTTAAGGGCTTTGCAAAGCGAGGGATTTAAGCTGGCCGTCGGTACATCGGCCCCGCAAAGTAATGTTACGTTCACCCTGGATGGCCTTCCGCTCCGCCCCTATTTCGACGCTGTTGTCGATGCCAGCATGATTCAGCACGGCAAACCCGACCCCGAAATCTACCTCACCGCTGCTAATCGCGTTGGTGCCACACCTTTGCATTGCGTTGTCTTTGAGGATGCCTTCGCCGGTGTTGAAGCGGGACTTCGGGCGGGTATGAAGGTAATCGCTATCGCCACCACTCATACCCGCGACGAACTGGCCGATACGGGTGCTTCGCTGGTTGTTGATGACTTTACGGAATTAACCGTAGATGCTGTTCGAGCGTTGATTTCGTAA
- a CDS encoding PpiC-type peptidyl-prolyl cis-trans isomerase (PFAM: PpiC-type peptidyl-prolyl cis-trans isomerase~KEGG: pfo:Pfl01_5133 PpiC-type peptidyl-prolyl cis- trans isomerase), with translation MRHFTGGILLALFVTACKTAAPVVQQTPPEPVILTLGNKAFTTDDFFQSFTKNQLSADSAQRTDVKNYFDLYTNLKLKVLAAESEGRDTTEAFREEMNTYRKQLAQSYLTDKVLVESLAAEAYQRMQEDVNASHIFIPVSEYAQPSDTLVAYQTIMSLRKQALEGTDFTKLARENSKDVKTAQNGGSLGYIAAFENVYPLETAAYTTPVNGISMPVRTRFGYHILKVNNRRPSRGRVRVAHILVRMSPAADEAGQKAAQERINKVYAQLQRGESFEQVCRLVSDDATSKANGGVLPPFEPGRWVPAFEDAAFALSKPGDYSKPVKTNYGWHIIKLIERKGLESFTTLAPSLRQRVTTDSRADMLRQVTVQRLQKEYPVQTDQPLLAIAIAKADSNLLRGQWRYTEPLEAPLQNKPLVTIGKQPYTVNQFFAYVRQRQQPQRNPALTLASGSPAMEKTLGGSSAIAMQRLFDRFIGDQLIATEEMNLDKKSPEFRALLTEIRDGVLLSQVMEQNVWERSMVDSTGQRQYFEQHKDKYRFPERARATLVVAQNDSLLKQAVSMLSSRPPYQLRRSAAPVTFTKNQTALSETLRESLFDVLVVMNTNPDYVVEVSGSHDATEADSVSAGRIRSVVGYLQKNGIPLSRIMEKDFQGVRPGAVKEAQRNVSFQYFSNAKDDIARVLNSKYSATTNPARSEGLARPSETSPVTILTGLFARGENSLLDGISQWKPGTTTLHRDNKAISVLIERIEPARAKTFDEARGAVINEYQATLEKQWLAQLRQTYPVKVNEDQLRKLVK, from the coding sequence ATGCGCCATTTCACAGGCGGCATCTTATTGGCTCTTTTTGTAACAGCCTGTAAAACAGCCGCTCCGGTCGTTCAGCAAACACCACCGGAACCCGTTATTCTGACGCTGGGCAATAAAGCGTTTACAACCGACGATTTCTTTCAGTCGTTTACCAAAAATCAGCTTTCGGCCGACTCAGCCCAACGCACCGACGTCAAAAATTACTTTGATCTCTACACGAACCTGAAGCTGAAAGTACTGGCGGCCGAGTCGGAAGGCCGCGACACAACAGAAGCGTTTAGGGAGGAGATGAATACCTACCGCAAACAACTGGCGCAGTCCTATTTAACCGACAAAGTACTGGTAGAGTCGCTGGCGGCTGAAGCTTACCAGCGTATGCAGGAAGATGTCAATGCATCTCACATTTTCATTCCCGTTTCGGAATATGCCCAGCCCAGCGATACACTGGTAGCCTATCAGACAATTATGTCGCTCCGTAAACAGGCGTTAGAGGGAACAGATTTCACCAAACTGGCGCGGGAGAATTCGAAGGATGTAAAGACGGCTCAAAATGGAGGTAGTTTAGGATACATAGCGGCTTTCGAGAATGTTTATCCGCTGGAAACAGCCGCTTACACAACCCCCGTAAATGGAATCTCCATGCCTGTTCGTACGCGATTCGGCTATCACATTCTTAAAGTAAACAACCGTCGGCCGAGCCGGGGACGTGTGCGTGTGGCGCATATTCTGGTACGCATGAGCCCCGCAGCCGACGAAGCCGGGCAGAAAGCCGCCCAGGAACGGATCAACAAAGTGTACGCCCAATTGCAGCGTGGCGAGTCTTTTGAGCAGGTTTGTCGGCTGGTATCAGACGATGCGACGTCCAAAGCTAATGGCGGTGTTTTACCCCCATTTGAACCGGGCCGGTGGGTGCCCGCTTTTGAAGATGCCGCTTTTGCCCTCAGCAAACCCGGCGATTACTCAAAACCCGTAAAAACCAATTACGGCTGGCATATCATCAAACTCATCGAGCGCAAAGGGCTGGAATCGTTTACAACGCTGGCACCTTCACTGCGGCAACGGGTTACAACCGATAGCCGCGCCGATATGCTCCGACAAGTTACGGTCCAGCGACTGCAAAAAGAGTATCCCGTCCAGACCGACCAGCCACTTCTGGCGATTGCAATTGCCAAAGCAGACAGCAATCTCCTCCGCGGCCAGTGGCGCTATACTGAGCCACTTGAGGCACCACTGCAAAACAAACCGCTGGTCACTATTGGTAAACAACCTTACACGGTAAACCAGTTCTTTGCCTACGTCCGTCAGCGCCAGCAACCACAGCGAAACCCGGCCCTGACCCTGGCTTCGGGCAGTCCGGCCATGGAAAAAACACTGGGTGGTTCGTCGGCAATTGCGATGCAGCGGCTGTTCGACCGTTTTATCGGGGATCAGTTGATTGCCACCGAGGAGATGAATCTGGACAAAAAATCACCTGAGTTTCGGGCTTTGTTAACCGAAATTCGGGACGGTGTTCTATTGTCTCAGGTTATGGAGCAGAACGTATGGGAGCGGTCGATGGTCGATTCGACGGGGCAGCGTCAATATTTCGAACAGCACAAAGACAAATATCGCTTTCCCGAGCGGGCCAGAGCCACGCTGGTAGTCGCCCAGAATGACAGCTTGCTAAAACAGGCCGTCAGCATGCTGAGCAGCCGTCCCCCTTATCAACTCCGGCGCTCAGCGGCCCCGGTAACGTTTACCAAAAATCAGACAGCACTCAGCGAAACCCTCCGCGAATCGCTCTTCGATGTACTGGTAGTCATGAACACCAACCCAGACTATGTCGTTGAAGTAAGTGGCTCCCATGATGCCACAGAAGCCGACTCTGTCTCGGCAGGTCGTATTCGTTCGGTAGTTGGTTATTTGCAGAAGAATGGCATCCCCTTGAGCCGCATCATGGAAAAGGACTTTCAGGGTGTACGGCCGGGAGCCGTTAAAGAGGCTCAGCGAAATGTATCGTTTCAATACTTCAGCAATGCCAAAGACGACATTGCCAGGGTACTTAACAGTAAGTATTCGGCCACTACTAATCCCGCCCGCAGCGAAGGCTTGGCTCGCCCGTCCGAAACAAGCCCGGTTACCATCCTTACCGGCCTCTTTGCCCGGGGCGAAAATTCCCTTCTGGATGGCATCAGTCAGTGGAAACCCGGCACCACCACGCTTCACCGCGACAACAAGGCGATTTCCGTGCTGATTGAGCGGATTGAGCCAGCACGCGCCAAAACCTTCGACGAAGCACGGGGAGCTGTCATTAACGAATACCAGGCAACGCTCGAAAAGCAATGGCTGGCCCAGCTTCGGCAAACGTACCCGGTGAAAGTCAACGAAGATCAGCTTCGAAAGCTGGTTAAATAA
- a CDS encoding conserved hypothetical protein (KEGG: hypothetical protein) translates to MYNNKTFRSVTNTDNGEVSSETLFHYHQQDKLVWAEYAGGSIVKGFLIAVVQPDNSLDMRYEHVNKEGELMTGKCLSTPEMLPDGRIRLHEQWQWTSGDQSSGESVIEEVAA, encoded by the coding sequence ATGTACAACAACAAAACCTTCCGCTCTGTAACGAACACCGACAATGGCGAAGTAAGTAGTGAAACGCTTTTCCATTACCACCAGCAGGATAAACTTGTCTGGGCCGAGTATGCCGGTGGAAGCATTGTAAAAGGCTTTCTGATTGCGGTTGTTCAACCAGACAACAGCCTCGATATGCGTTACGAACACGTCAATAAAGAGGGCGAATTAATGACGGGCAAATGCCTCTCTACTCCCGAAATGCTGCCCGACGGTCGGATTCGTCTGCACGAGCAGTGGCAATGGACCAGTGGTGATCAATCTTCGGGCGAGTCTGTAATTGAAGAAGTTGCTGCCTAA
- a CDS encoding Amidohydrolase 3 (PFAM: Amidohydrolase 3~KEGG: oan:Oant_3788 amidohydrolase 3), translated as MPFYSRRKFIVLVVAVLSLAVFSLQAQPADLVLHNGTIITIARPGDRSEAIAVRQGKILAVGTNDRIRTYIGKQTKVINLAGKTVVPGFNDAHLHPSPIYPFASPNAIVNLGPDSVRTMGELIALLKRKADLTPEGMPIQGLGYQDTKLGGHPTRRELDQVSRRHPVIIRHSSGHISAVNSFALEAAGVTKTTPDPAGGAFDRDSLGEPNGVCRESAAGIIRSAKFKTVSPLETETLAGYQQCFANYVANGITSITEAGSSFDKRALYEKLQAAGMPIRINLLMSEGQLDDVIKRGIRRGYGNESLRISGIKVFHGNSLSGRTCWLNEPYDLVNPQTGKKDYYGIPPKRSQAELDSLFLKIHRNGLQIACHSNGDREIEMVLAAFEASQQSNPLPNRRHRIEHCSVTTMALLQRIRRDSAMVVLHSYIYEHGDKMLAFGTQRFGMMHPNRTVMEMGIPIAQHSDSPISAAIPLLRIQSLATRRSAEGIVIGENQRISAEDAIRLWTYGGAYASFEEKEKGTLEVGKLADLVVLSDDPTTADVNRLKDIQVLKTIINGQVVYERP; from the coding sequence ATGCCTTTTTACAGTCGACGTAAATTTATCGTACTAGTAGTCGCCGTATTGTCATTAGCGGTCTTCTCTCTACAGGCACAACCGGCTGACCTGGTCCTCCATAACGGCACCATAATAACCATTGCTCGCCCCGGCGACCGAAGCGAAGCCATTGCTGTCCGTCAGGGTAAAATACTGGCTGTTGGGACCAATGACCGCATTAGGACCTATATTGGGAAGCAAACGAAGGTGATTAATCTTGCCGGGAAAACGGTTGTGCCCGGCTTCAACGACGCGCACCTGCACCCGTCGCCCATTTACCCCTTTGCCTCGCCCAATGCCATTGTGAATCTGGGGCCGGACTCTGTTCGGACGATGGGTGAACTCATTGCCTTGTTAAAACGTAAAGCGGACCTGACACCGGAAGGAATGCCCATACAGGGACTTGGGTATCAGGATACGAAGCTGGGTGGCCATCCTACACGTCGGGAGCTGGATCAGGTATCGCGTCGGCATCCGGTAATTATCCGACATTCCAGTGGGCATATTTCGGCCGTTAATTCGTTTGCCCTGGAGGCTGCTGGCGTTACAAAAACCACACCAGACCCGGCGGGTGGTGCCTTTGATCGAGACAGTCTGGGTGAGCCTAATGGTGTTTGTAGGGAGTCGGCTGCAGGCATAATCAGGTCAGCTAAATTTAAAACGGTTTCTCCACTGGAAACTGAAACGCTGGCGGGTTATCAGCAATGTTTCGCCAACTACGTGGCTAATGGCATCACCAGTATCACCGAGGCCGGTTCGTCGTTCGATAAACGAGCCTTGTATGAGAAGTTGCAGGCGGCCGGGATGCCCATCAGGATCAACCTCCTGATGTCGGAAGGCCAGTTGGATGACGTCATTAAACGAGGTATTCGTCGGGGTTATGGCAATGAATCCTTACGTATAAGCGGCATCAAGGTCTTTCATGGTAACTCACTCAGCGGACGAACCTGCTGGTTGAACGAGCCCTATGATCTGGTCAATCCACAGACGGGTAAAAAGGATTATTACGGCATTCCGCCTAAACGGAGTCAGGCGGAACTCGACAGCTTATTCCTGAAAATCCACCGGAATGGGCTGCAAATTGCCTGTCATTCCAACGGCGACCGGGAGATTGAAATGGTCCTGGCAGCCTTTGAAGCCTCGCAACAATCGAATCCGTTGCCCAATCGTCGGCATCGAATCGAGCATTGCAGTGTGACAACAATGGCGTTACTGCAACGCATCAGGCGCGATAGCGCGATGGTCGTGCTGCACTCCTACATCTACGAGCACGGCGATAAGATGCTGGCTTTTGGTACGCAGCGCTTTGGTATGATGCACCCCAATCGGACGGTTATGGAAATGGGTATTCCTATTGCCCAGCATTCGGATTCGCCCATCAGTGCCGCTATTCCGCTGTTGCGAATTCAGAGCTTAGCCACCCGACGCAGTGCCGAGGGGATCGTTATCGGTGAAAATCAACGCATATCGGCCGAAGATGCCATTCGGTTATGGACGTATGGTGGGGCTTATGCTTCGTTTGAGGAGAAAGAAAAGGGAACACTGGAGGTCGGGAAACTGGCCGATCTGGTAGTCCTGTCCGATGATCCAACCACCGCTGACGTAAACCGGCTAAAAGACATCCAAGTCCTGAAAACAATCATCAATGGGCAAGTGGTTTATGAGCGGCCCTAA
- a CDS encoding protein of unknown function DUF1080 (PFAM: protein of unknown function DUF1080~KEGG: pzu:PHZ_c2159 hypothetical protein), with amino-acid sequence MKKLALLTGLLLTYSLHLFAQTSSSTTAPPITPPKGHPNSSGAGWKPLFASDLSDAGFPKGIWSFDDGGVLTATADKAIWTAIPYDDFVLDLLFKTADGTNSGVVVHASDTTNWIPNSVEIQIADDYAKKWADSPTNWQCGAFFGHQAAVKQQVVKKPDEWNRYTITCQGKMIYVVLNNQLVNTIDLSKFTSAKTNPDGSEVPSWLSKAPAELPLRGYIGLQGKHAGAPIYFRNLKIKTL; translated from the coding sequence ATGAAAAAACTCGCTCTACTTACCGGCTTATTGCTGACCTATTCGCTTCATCTGTTTGCCCAAACCTCATCGTCCACAACGGCACCCCCCATTACCCCACCTAAAGGACACCCGAACTCAAGCGGTGCGGGTTGGAAACCGCTCTTCGCCAGTGACCTGTCTGATGCGGGCTTCCCAAAGGGTATCTGGAGCTTTGATGACGGGGGCGTTCTGACCGCTACGGCCGACAAAGCCATCTGGACGGCCATTCCTTACGACGATTTTGTGCTGGATCTGCTTTTTAAAACCGCCGATGGCACGAATAGTGGCGTTGTAGTTCATGCCAGCGATACAACCAACTGGATTCCCAACTCAGTAGAGATTCAGATTGCTGACGATTACGCCAAAAAATGGGCCGATTCGCCCACAAACTGGCAGTGTGGCGCGTTTTTTGGGCATCAGGCCGCTGTTAAGCAGCAGGTCGTTAAAAAGCCCGACGAGTGGAACCGGTACACCATTACCTGTCAGGGCAAGATGATCTATGTGGTACTCAACAACCAGTTGGTGAATACCATCGACCTGTCGAAATTCACATCAGCAAAGACCAATCCCGATGGTTCAGAAGTGCCGTCCTGGCTCAGCAAAGCCCCCGCCGAACTACCGCTTCGCGGCTACATCGGTCTCCAGGGCAAACATGCCGGTGCGCCCATCTACTTTAGAAATCTGAAGATCAAGACTTTGTAA
- a CDS encoding Agmatine deiminase (PFAM: Porphyromonas-type peptidyl-arginine deiminase~KEGG: sat:SYN_02393 peptidylarginine deiminase related enzyme), producing MSRIPAREGFFFPAEWHPHVATWLSWPHTEASWTKERQELMFPAYIDFIKAIAESEQVCINAHNDIVIQAAKLRLLAAGADMSRITLLPHSTNDSWCRDHGPAFLINPEKNERMIVNWGYNAWGGKYPPYDRDDLIPVEIAHYRGLEYVTPGIIMEGGSVEFNGAGTVLTSRACLLNQNRNAHLTQEKIEQYLCDYYGVQQVLWVEEGIVGDDTDGHIDDTVRFVNEDTVVAAYEPNKNDANYPFLQEIHHELKQMRLLNGKQLNIVELPMPDPVESDGLRLPASYANFLITNGAVIVPTFRCDKDQQALDIIDTCFPDRKIIGIDSTDIVWGLGSFHCLSQQEPLTGISTGF from the coding sequence ATGTCGCGCATTCCCGCCCGTGAGGGCTTTTTCTTTCCCGCCGAATGGCATCCGCACGTAGCCACCTGGCTTAGCTGGCCCCATACCGAAGCTTCCTGGACCAAAGAGCGGCAGGAGCTGATGTTCCCCGCCTATATCGATTTTATCAAAGCCATTGCCGAAAGTGAGCAGGTGTGCATCAATGCCCACAATGATATTGTCATTCAGGCAGCCAAACTACGGCTGTTAGCGGCCGGTGCCGATATGAGCCGTATCACGCTCCTACCCCACTCCACCAACGATTCGTGGTGCCGCGACCACGGCCCGGCTTTTCTGATCAATCCGGAAAAGAACGAACGGATGATCGTCAACTGGGGCTATAATGCCTGGGGCGGCAAATATCCTCCTTATGACCGAGACGACCTGATTCCGGTGGAAATTGCGCATTACCGGGGATTGGAGTATGTTACACCCGGCATTATTATGGAGGGCGGATCGGTGGAGTTTAATGGAGCGGGCACGGTATTGACCAGCCGCGCCTGTTTGTTAAACCAAAACCGGAACGCCCATCTGACACAGGAAAAGATTGAGCAATACCTCTGCGATTATTACGGCGTACAGCAGGTACTTTGGGTAGAGGAAGGCATCGTTGGCGACGATACCGATGGGCACATCGATGATACAGTTCGGTTTGTGAACGAAGACACCGTCGTTGCCGCCTATGAGCCGAATAAAAACGACGCGAACTACCCATTCCTTCAGGAAATCCACCACGAACTCAAGCAGATGCGCTTGCTGAACGGCAAGCAACTGAACATCGTCGAGCTACCAATGCCAGACCCGGTTGAGAGCGATGGACTGCGGCTTCCGGCCTCCTACGCCAATTTCCTGATCACGAACGGAGCCGTCATCGTACCTACGTTCCGGTGTGACAAGGATCAGCAGGCACTGGACATTATCGACACATGCTTCCCAGACCGTAAAATCATCGGCATCGACTCAACAGACATCGTTTGGGGCCTGGGTAGTTTCCATTGCCTAAGCCAACAGGAGCCTCTGACCGGGATTTCTACTGGATTTTAA
- a CDS encoding ATPase associated with various cellular activities AAA_3 (PFAM: ATPase associated with various cellular activities AAA_3; ATPase associated with various cellular activities AAA_5~KEGG: acp:A2cp1_4423 ATPase associated with various cellular activities AAA_3), with protein MPYSSDVAAAEALTASYQKLKNEISKVVIGQDDTVRLLLTAIFCQGHCLLVGVPGLAKTLLIQTIAGALDLDFNRIQFTPDLMPSDILGSETLDQERNFKFIKGPVFANIILADEINRTPPKTQSALLEAMQEYSVTIAGQKYALGRPFFVLATQNPIEQEGTYPLPEAQLDRFMFNIYLDYPSYQSELDIVKNTTSDKRYDVQRVITGEEIREFQQLVRRVPVVDNVVEYAVKLVHKTRPNTEMAASDANQYLEWGAGPRASQALILAAKCNALLTGKYSPDIEDVRAVALPILRHRVVRNFKAEAEGISVEQLIKRLL; from the coding sequence GTGCCTTATTCCTCGGATGTTGCGGCTGCCGAAGCCCTTACTGCCTCTTATCAGAAGTTAAAAAACGAAATCTCGAAAGTCGTTATTGGGCAGGACGATACGGTCCGTTTGCTGCTAACGGCCATCTTTTGCCAGGGGCACTGCCTGTTAGTGGGCGTACCCGGCCTGGCCAAAACGTTGCTGATTCAAACGATTGCCGGTGCGCTAGATCTCGATTTCAACCGAATCCAGTTTACGCCTGATCTGATGCCATCCGATATTCTGGGTTCTGAAACGCTGGATCAGGAACGCAATTTCAAGTTTATTAAAGGCCCGGTATTTGCCAATATCATTCTGGCCGACGAAATCAACCGGACTCCGCCCAAAACACAGTCTGCTCTGCTGGAAGCCATGCAGGAGTATTCGGTCACGATTGCCGGTCAAAAATACGCTTTAGGTCGGCCGTTTTTCGTTCTGGCTACTCAAAACCCGATTGAGCAGGAAGGTACCTACCCGCTGCCCGAAGCCCAGCTAGACCGGTTTATGTTCAATATTTATCTGGACTATCCATCGTATCAGTCGGAACTGGATATCGTTAAAAACACAACCTCCGACAAACGGTACGATGTCCAGCGCGTTATCACGGGTGAGGAAATTCGGGAGTTTCAACAACTCGTTCGTCGGGTACCGGTTGTCGATAATGTGGTTGAATACGCCGTTAAGCTTGTTCATAAAACTCGCCCAAACACCGAAATGGCTGCTTCCGACGCCAATCAGTATCTGGAGTGGGGCGCAGGGCCACGGGCTTCGCAAGCGCTCATTCTGGCGGCAAAATGCAATGCCCTGCTGACGGGTAAGTACTCGCCCGATATTGAAGACGTTCGGGCCGTAGCACTTCCAATTCTGCGTCACCGGGTGGTGCGTAACTTCAAAGCCGAAGCGGAAGGTATTTCAGTAGAACAGTTGATCAAACGACTGTTGTAA
- a CDS encoding protein tyrosine/serine phosphatase (KEGG: spe:Spro_0245 protein tyrosine/serine phosphatase) — protein sequence MQKLTFLLFSLISFCSFGQTTDTLVYNAKRAVPLEGASNFRDLGGYPTKNGRRVKWGHLYRSADISKLTDADLQVLADLHITAVCDLRGPDEIKTNPDRLPAGATWYNMPAGSENTSATTAALMGAKPANRDSMMMVFYGRTDHLKAKYKPMFDQLLALNNDKALLFHCTAGKDRTGIGAALILSALGVDRAIILKDYAATNEYWKGNREQLVQAMAKQGMDEKTVKSMLAANPSYLQTTFDTIDRQYGSMDKFLAKELELTPKKLALLRAKYIQ from the coding sequence ATGCAAAAACTTACATTCCTGCTTTTTAGTCTTATCTCGTTCTGTTCCTTCGGACAAACGACCGACACCCTTGTTTATAACGCAAAACGGGCTGTTCCGCTCGAAGGAGCCAGTAACTTCCGCGACCTGGGCGGCTATCCAACCAAAAATGGTCGTCGGGTAAAATGGGGGCATCTGTATCGCTCGGCTGATATTAGCAAACTGACCGATGCCGACTTACAGGTTCTGGCTGATCTTCACATTACGGCTGTTTGCGACCTGCGCGGCCCGGATGAAATTAAGACTAACCCAGACCGGCTACCAGCCGGAGCAACCTGGTACAATATGCCGGCCGGGAGCGAAAATACCAGCGCCACAACGGCGGCTTTGATGGGGGCCAAGCCCGCTAACCGGGATTCGATGATGATGGTCTTTTATGGCCGTACAGATCACCTCAAAGCAAAATACAAGCCGATGTTCGACCAATTGCTGGCCCTCAATAACGATAAAGCGTTACTTTTTCATTGCACCGCTGGTAAAGATCGGACAGGTATCGGTGCGGCTCTGATTCTATCAGCGTTGGGCGTTGACCGGGCAATAATTCTGAAAGATTACGCAGCCACTAATGAGTACTGGAAAGGTAACAGAGAGCAGCTTGTGCAGGCTATGGCCAAACAGGGAATGGACGAAAAGACCGTAAAAAGTATGCTGGCCGCAAACCCATCGTATTTACAAACTACATTCGACACCATTGATCGGCAATACGGTTCGATGGATAAATTCTTGGCTAAGGAACTGGAGTTGACACCTAAAAAACTGGCATTGCTCCGGGCGAAATATATTCAATAG
- a CDS encoding PpiC-type peptidyl-prolyl cis-trans isomerase (PFAM: PpiC-type peptidyl-prolyl cis-trans isomerase; SurA domain~KEGG: gur:Gura_2908 PpiC-type peptidyl-prolyl cis- trans isomerase): MKKVISSVLLGLVGWFLTMPAFGQGQGVSLNKIIAKVDNYYVLRSDLEEAYQSYVGQNQTPPQKCQLLESLVINKMMLAKAEIDSVVVDDKIVDSELDSRMQYMVQQFGSDKNIVEAYGKSLEMLKSELRSQVKDQKVVQKMQQKITTDVKVTPRDVRRFYDGIPKDSLPYIPAEVEVGQIVRFAKPTKEQKEVLRQRLLDMKKRVEAGEDFAKLAKENSEDVGSAQNGGDLGFAKRGMMVAPFEGAALKLKPNQLSDVVESDFGLHLIQLIETRGAEYHARHILLRPDYNRLDVSGPTHYLDSLRTLIQLDSLKFDKAAKEYSEDKNTADAGGLLRDGQSGSSRLAMDGSMEYALFQMLDTMKVGAISVPLPYRTEDGKSAVRILYYKSKIAPHTADYTKDFEKLQAIVLSNKKNRAIDDWFKKSVADVYITVDPEFHGCRIFGTTQNSAATLSGGN, translated from the coding sequence ATGAAAAAAGTAATAAGCAGTGTGCTCCTTGGTTTGGTAGGCTGGTTCCTGACCATGCCTGCCTTTGGGCAAGGCCAGGGCGTTAGCCTGAACAAAATCATCGCTAAAGTCGATAACTACTATGTGCTCCGGTCTGATCTGGAAGAAGCGTACCAGTCGTACGTTGGCCAGAACCAGACGCCCCCACAAAAATGCCAGTTGCTGGAGAGCCTTGTCATTAATAAAATGATGCTGGCTAAAGCCGAAATTGACTCGGTTGTCGTTGACGATAAGATCGTTGACAGCGAACTCGACTCCCGGATGCAATACATGGTTCAGCAGTTTGGGTCAGACAAAAACATTGTCGAAGCCTACGGTAAAAGCCTGGAGATGCTGAAAAGCGAACTTCGGTCGCAGGTAAAAGACCAGAAGGTTGTCCAGAAAATGCAGCAAAAGATCACGACTGATGTAAAGGTAACCCCTCGCGATGTACGTCGGTTCTACGACGGCATTCCTAAAGACAGTTTGCCATACATTCCGGCTGAGGTCGAAGTAGGGCAAATTGTGCGTTTTGCCAAGCCAACCAAAGAACAAAAAGAGGTGTTGCGGCAACGGCTGCTGGACATGAAAAAGCGAGTTGAAGCCGGTGAAGATTTCGCCAAGCTTGCCAAAGAAAACTCCGAAGACGTTGGTTCAGCGCAGAATGGTGGCGATTTAGGGTTTGCTAAACGTGGCATGATGGTGGCTCCCTTTGAAGGTGCCGCCCTTAAACTGAAGCCTAATCAACTATCTGACGTAGTTGAATCGGATTTCGGTCTTCACCTGATTCAGCTTATTGAAACCCGAGGTGCTGAATACCATGCCCGCCATATTCTGCTTCGGCCCGATTACAACCGTCTGGATGTATCAGGTCCAACGCATTACCTGGATAGCCTGCGTACCCTGATTCAGCTTGACTCGCTCAAGTTTGATAAGGCCGCAAAAGAATACTCGGAAGATAAAAACACCGCCGATGCCGGTGGCCTCCTTCGCGATGGGCAGTCGGGCAGCAGCCGTCTGGCTATGGATGGCTCGATGGAATATGCGCTGTTCCAGATGCTCGACACCATGAAAGTTGGCGCTATTTCTGTCCCCCTGCCTTACCGTACTGAAGATGGTAAGAGTGCGGTACGAATATTGTACTATAAGAGTAAGATTGCTCCGCACACGGCCGATTACACGAAAGACTTCGAGAAATTGCAGGCAATTGTACTGAGTAACAAAAAGAACCGGGCCATTGACGACTGGTTTAAGAAATCTGTTGCTGATGTGTACATTACCGTTGACCCTGAATTTCACGGCTGTCGTATATTCGGCACCACCCAGAATAGTGCCGCTACCCTGAGTGGAGGAAATTAA